In a genomic window of Gossypium arboreum isolate Shixiya-1 chromosome 9, ASM2569848v2, whole genome shotgun sequence:
- the LOC108456193 gene encoding UPF0481 protein At3g47200-like isoform X1: MADEKDDPVAIRIDKKLKAISPISSNCCIFRVPNYLRKVNEKAYEPEVVAIGPYHHGKHHLKPMEEHKFRFLGMLLNEMKEDVTNYVMVMRESEDRARKCYAEQLDLDTDDFVEMMLIDACFIIQLIRKFAMTTVMDDPFFKIGGFHGILCRDLLLVENQLPFFILWELFCMIEIPNPDIFLYITMNFFGIILPGKGCTRDSLKSIMEIKHLLGLVNDCWQPSESEMVAYRKKTKPIEWSFMHCATELQEDGIRFEKADGSSIFDIKFENGTMKIPTLEIDDHTECFFRNVIAFEQFFPGRSLNHVTDYMNFMDCLINSPKDVELLRRRGIINNWLGNDEVIATMFNRLGDSVSISRYSFYSEVFSNVNGYCSKQWNKWIANLKHNYFNSPWALVSVLAAVLLLLLTMVQTIFSVLSYVK, translated from the coding sequence ATGGCGGATGAAAAAGATGACCCGGTTGCTATTCGTATAGATAAAAAGCTCAAGGCAATTTCCCCAATATCATCAAACTGTTGCATTTTCAGAGTACCGAATTATCTTCGGAAGGTAAACGAAAAGGCATACGAACCCGAGGTAGTCGCAATCGGTCCTTACCACCATGGTAAACATCATTTAAAACCAATGGAGGAACATAAATTCCGGTTTCTCGGAATGCTGCTCAATGAAATGAAGGAGGATGTCACCAACTATGTAATGGTAATGAGAGAATCAGAAGATAGAGCTAGGAAATGTTATGCAGAACAGCTTGATCTTGACACCGACGATTTCGTCGAAATGATGCTCATTGATGCTTGCTTTATAATTCAACTAATCCGCAAGTTTGCGATGACGACGGTGATGGACGATCCTTTTTTCAAGATAGGCGGTTTCCATGGCATCCTATGTCGTGATTTGTTGTTGGTGGAGAATCAACTTCCGTTCTTCATTCTTTGGGAGTTGTTTTGTATGATAGAGATTCCGAATCCAGACATATTCCTATACATTACCATGAATTTCTTCGGCATAATATTGCCGGGTAAAGGGTGTACTCGAGATAGCTTAAAATCGATCATGGAGATCAAGCATCTGCTCGGCTTGGTAAACGATTGCTGGCAACCTTCTGAATCTGAAATGGTAGCCTATAGGAAAAAGACTAAACCAATCGAGTGGAGCTTCATGCATTGTGCTACTGAGCTCCAAGAGGATGGAATCCGATTTGAAAAGGCCGATGGAAGTAGCATTTTCGATATAAAGTTCGAAAACGGGACAATGAAGATACCAACATTAGAAATCGATGATCATACAGAATGTTTCTTCCGCAATGTGATTGCCTTTGAACAGTTTTTCCCAGGGAGAAGCTTGAATCATGTGACTGATTATATGAACTTCATGGACTGCCTTATAAACTCGCCGAAAGATGTGGAATTACTTCGACGACGAGGGATAATTAATAACTGGTTAGGCAACGACGAAGTGATCGCCACCATGTTTAATCGGCTGGGTGATTCAGTGAGCATATCTAGGTACTCCTTTTACTCTGAAGTTTTCAGCAATGTGAACGGCTATTGTAGTAAACAATGGAACAAATGGATAGCAAACTTGAAGCACAACTATTTTAACAGTCCATGGGCACTTGTTTCTGTTCTTGCAGCTGTTCTTCTCCTTCTACTTACCATGGTTCAAACCATTTTTTCAGTTCTCTCTTATGTTAAGTAA
- the LOC108456193 gene encoding UPF0481 protein At3g47200-like isoform X2, which produces MEEHKFRFLGMLLNEMKEDVTNYVMVMRESEDRARKCYAEQLDLDTDDFVEMMLIDACFIIQLIRKFAMTTVMDDPFFKIGGFHGILCRDLLLVENQLPFFILWELFCMIEIPNPDIFLYITMNFFGIILPGKGCTRDSLKSIMEIKHLLGLVNDCWQPSESEMVAYRKKTKPIEWSFMHCATELQEDGIRFEKADGSSIFDIKFENGTMKIPTLEIDDHTECFFRNVIAFEQFFPGRSLNHVTDYMNFMDCLINSPKDVELLRRRGIINNWLGNDEVIATMFNRLGDSVSISRYSFYSEVFSNVNGYCSKQWNKWIANLKHNYFNSPWALVSVLAAVLLLLLTMVQTIFSVLSYVK; this is translated from the coding sequence ATGGAGGAACATAAATTCCGGTTTCTCGGAATGCTGCTCAATGAAATGAAGGAGGATGTCACCAACTATGTAATGGTAATGAGAGAATCAGAAGATAGAGCTAGGAAATGTTATGCAGAACAGCTTGATCTTGACACCGACGATTTCGTCGAAATGATGCTCATTGATGCTTGCTTTATAATTCAACTAATCCGCAAGTTTGCGATGACGACGGTGATGGACGATCCTTTTTTCAAGATAGGCGGTTTCCATGGCATCCTATGTCGTGATTTGTTGTTGGTGGAGAATCAACTTCCGTTCTTCATTCTTTGGGAGTTGTTTTGTATGATAGAGATTCCGAATCCAGACATATTCCTATACATTACCATGAATTTCTTCGGCATAATATTGCCGGGTAAAGGGTGTACTCGAGATAGCTTAAAATCGATCATGGAGATCAAGCATCTGCTCGGCTTGGTAAACGATTGCTGGCAACCTTCTGAATCTGAAATGGTAGCCTATAGGAAAAAGACTAAACCAATCGAGTGGAGCTTCATGCATTGTGCTACTGAGCTCCAAGAGGATGGAATCCGATTTGAAAAGGCCGATGGAAGTAGCATTTTCGATATAAAGTTCGAAAACGGGACAATGAAGATACCAACATTAGAAATCGATGATCATACAGAATGTTTCTTCCGCAATGTGATTGCCTTTGAACAGTTTTTCCCAGGGAGAAGCTTGAATCATGTGACTGATTATATGAACTTCATGGACTGCCTTATAAACTCGCCGAAAGATGTGGAATTACTTCGACGACGAGGGATAATTAATAACTGGTTAGGCAACGACGAAGTGATCGCCACCATGTTTAATCGGCTGGGTGATTCAGTGAGCATATCTAGGTACTCCTTTTACTCTGAAGTTTTCAGCAATGTGAACGGCTATTGTAGTAAACAATGGAACAAATGGATAGCAAACTTGAAGCACAACTATTTTAACAGTCCATGGGCACTTGTTTCTGTTCTTGCAGCTGTTCTTCTCCTTCTACTTACCATGGTTCAAACCATTTTTTCAGTTCTCTCTTATGTTAAGTAA
- the LOC108455910 gene encoding putative vesicle-associated membrane protein 726: MGQQSLIYTSVARGTVILAEYTEFSGNFNTIAAQCLQKLPASSNRFTYNCDGHTFNYLVDNGFTYCVVATESAGRQIPIAFLERVKEDFSKRYGGGKAANAKAKSLNREFGSKLKAHMKYCAEHPEEISKLAKVKAQVSEVKGVMMENIEKVLDRGEKIEVLVDKTENLRSQAQDFRQQGTKIKRKMWIENMKMKLIVFGIVAVIIIVIIISVCRNLNC; this comes from the exons ATGGGACAACAGTCGTTGATCTACACCTCTGTGGCTCGAGGCACGGTGATCCTCGCCGAGTACACCGAGTTCTCCGGTAATTTCAACACCATCGCCGCTCAATGTCTCCAGAAGCTCCCTGCCTCCAGCAACAGGTTTACTTATAATTGCGATGGCCACACCTTCAATTACCTCGTTGACAATGGATTCA CCTACTGTGTAGTTGCAACGGAATCCGCGGGCAGGCAAATTCCAATTGCATTTCTAGAAAGAGTTAAGGAAGACTTCTCGAAGAGATATGGAGGAGGGAAGGCTGCAAATGCTAAAGCCAAGAGTCTTAATAGAGAATTTGG GTCCAAATTGAAGGCTCATATGAAGTACTGTGCGGAACATCCCGAAGAGATCAGTAAACTTGCCAAAGTGAAGGCTCAAGTTTCTGAAGTCAAGGGTGTTATGATGGAAAATATTGAGAAG GTCCTTGACCGTGGTGAGAAGATTGAGGTACTGGTTGATAAAACTGAGAACCTTCGCTCACAG GCACAAGATTTTAGGCAGCAAGGaactaaaataaaaagaaagatgtGGATTGAGAATATGAAGATGAAATTGATTGTATTCGGTATTGTTGCTGTGATTATTATTGTGATTATTATCTCAGTCTGCCGTAACCTCAACTGTTAA